The segment gaacaaatcatagatgaatgaatgaatgaatgaaaaagagagtgaaaaataactctgtgtctttgtgtcagaGAATCAGTCGGCCTTCATCATTAGACACTGACGCTGTAGCCTGATTCGTCCATCTTCACAAAACTTACACAGTTGGCATGaatgactagtgacttgtaaagcagttgtcttcagtgtaactgaatcattagaatcagttaattaaaagtatttgttcagtacttcttaactggactgaaatacagcggcagagTTTGTAATGCTACTACTActcagaaacaaagaaagttgacatttcaagcactttcaaggatttcaagcactATATATGACCTGAAGACTATGCATAGTGAAACAATGGCAGCACAGTAAATTTAACAAATACTGAGAGTTATTTAAAGCGAGCTTTCTACTTATGTATATTGCGTAGATGAAAAACCAAATACTGGattataatggaaaagcagagGCTTTTAAAGGCTTCTACAAACATATTCTCTCAGCGATGTGTACAGCGGTATCATATAAAACCATGTCGCACAGATCTAATAACACAGACATCGAGAGAGAACCTGAACTCTATTGGCAATCAATCCCAAAGGATAATAAACTGTAGTCTGTAGTCGACCTGCGTGTGCGTATATCATGACTTTAATGTGGTTAGTGGAAAAGGCTTCAGGGGACCggaataatataaatattgatCACAGGGAGCTAATAACCAGCAGGATTTACAGGGGTAAATTACTAATGAAGTGCAAGCTATCATCAGAGTCGGGCCCAAAAATCGACCGCTGAGTACCTGGTGAACTGTTTGCTGTCTTCATGAACCTCCATCTCTCGGCTCTTGAACTCGTTCAGCTCCTTACGAATAGCAGCCTGAGGGgcagagaagacacacacacacacacacacacaaggaaataaaaatcaaataaaagctaACACTGGGGTTGTCAGTCCCAAATCTGATAAGGGAATTTCATTACATTTGTATTGTTAGGAAAAGTTTATGTTagtttgtcacttttttattttcaaacaacataTATCATAATATACAGGATAGAATTAGAGGACACTGAAACTCAGGACCATTTGTCCTGATCATACAGACGATAGTTAAAGTCTATGGGGGATTCATGTTTAAGGTTTAGGATGATGGAGATTTTAGAGTGATTTCTGTGCAGTTCCACACATCAACAGCAGAGGGAGCGCCTGGCACAGAAACAGATTTTTTCtaaacaagataaaaaagaCCTTgtactttgaaaaacaaaacttttttcaCTAAGTGTCATCATTATTCTTGCAGTGAGTGTGTTCTTCATGTCCAAGAACATACTAAACTAAACATCATAAATCCTAGATTCTACTCTGCTTTTGTTTAGTTTAACTGCTGTGGTCCAGAAGAGACAAACCATATTGTTTTTCAGTTGAAGATAATATCAAGCTTTTCACAATTCAAGTTGTTAAGTGCTGGCAAAAGGCAACACTGTGAACACTCTGTGGCCTTACCACCAAAACATCAGCACTCAGTTTCACTGATGCTATTAATGGCTAAACGCTAACCACACACCAGTGGAAACTATCATGTATGTTCACATGCCGACATTATGCTTTGTTTGGGTATCTATACTGGCcgtgtttcatcatttaaacaCCTCAACTTCACTTTCACCGTACTTCCAAGTCGATGTAAAGCttagtattaaaaatgtataaaatatgaAGCTGTAATATTAAGTTTGTTAACTGCAGTACCTTGTCAGCAGGAGTAAGCCGTGTCCAGGGTTTGTCTGCCCGCCGGTCATAATCCTTGGCATCCGTTACTTCCACATACTCGTTGAAACGCAGGATCCTTCGAGCAATGAGCTCTGCCACCGTGGGCCTCACACTCAACTACACACAAGCGCCAAGAACAAGACAGATCAGACAGACTtcagtgttttgctttgttttgttttttttgcatgtttaatTTTACTGTTGTTCTCTGActtgttaaattaaaacacatgatcttatttcctgtcactgacaaaaaaacagtcagcTTTCGCCTGTAGTTCCATTTATGTCCCCTAGATGGCTCAGTTCACCGGACATGGCATCAATATCCCCATAAGACTTCATAAGGTGAAACTAAACATTTTAGCAGCTAAATATAGACTCCGTCTTCTCTTAAATGTGCATGGGTGTGAGAGTGCGTTCAGTGTTTACAGTACCTTTCTGGAGAGTCTCCTTTTAATCTCTTGCTTGGCTTCTTGCTCCTCCGCTTCATTTTTCTCTGCAAGCAATGAAGCAGCAGAGTCACTTCACGACAACTGTGTCTGCTACAAGCTTCTCCTTTTATCAATAACTGGGAAATGTGATCTGTTACATAAAAGCATGACCGTGGCTGCAACACAGTATGACTATGTAGGTAATCTGTAAGAAAGACAATGTCTTCATAGACGGAAACTTTACCTCGAGAGAGTAAATGTGCACGTAAATAAACAATGTGATAATATACAGCCGGGATCCCTGAATAGATCCGGCTAACTAGAGCCAAACATCTCCCACTGACCCACTTCCAGgtttaaaaggaaaacacaacattttatatataaaaaaaaataactcagGTAATTGGATTTGATGTTTGCAACTGGAATTGCTTGATTCCTTCACCAAATATCACAGAGGATTTCATTGACTGTGTTGATTTAAAAGGTCGGAGCTTGGGCGTGGAAGATCATGTATTTAATGatgattaaacatttatttaaggttttgttggttgttgtttgtcaAAACTCAGTCATCACatgacgagagagagagagagagagggagagagagagagagggagagagagagagagagaaagcggcAGTGTTTGAGAGAGCTGCAATCTGAACGCTTAAAGCGACTTTAAAACAGTGAACCAAAGAgtcaaaacattaaaacctggtctaaaagcacaaaaacaagctgctggaagGGTTTGGTGTAATTAGACACATAAACTGAGACAAGTACTGTTTGCTGTTCAGcttacagagacagaaacacatgcacGCCTTCAGCTCTCAGAACAGAGAGAGGCTCAGACAACAACCTCATTTGAACCTCTTTCAATGTGACTAGTAAGAACTAGTTTAACTGAACTAGTCATCTTTAACATAACTCTAACTAGTGACAGAGTCATTTCAACGTATTGCAGAACGATCTTGATTTCAGGTGAATTACAAACATCTTTAAAAGTTGAATTTTGACTCATCTGAATGAATTATAGATATGACAACCTGAAAGCATGGTCATAATGTTGTTACAGAAACCCAATGCATACAAATAAACTATTCTTGAATGTCGTAATTGCCATTTCTGTCAATAATTGTGCCGCCGCCATACGAGCCGCCGCGCAGTCTTAGATCCTCGGGCAGGGCTCAATCCAGAGGAGACCGTCGACTTTTGAATGGCCTGACTGAGGAGATGAGGCTCGCAGAAACAGTGGCgtcttttaaatcacttcttAAAACTACTTCTTGTaactttgtcttttatttatttatttatttatttatttttactgctttattgtCCACCTGACCTATATTGGTTATACTGACCCGGTATTTACTAACACCTATAAACCTTGCTTTCAATTGCTTTATTTACAGTAGCattattatggtaattttattttgttgttttgtttattttctagtCTGTCTAGTCTTGTTTGGCTTTCTTTAATCTGATCTGTGAAAGCACTCTGGGAACGTTTGCTGTAGACGATCCCCTAATACACCACAAACAAATTCTTTATGAGAAGAGAAGCAGGTGATTAACATCCTACGTGTgtgattttgaataaaaacacattttgaataaaaaagtgacagccccaCTTACTACTGTCTGCTTTTCCACAACAAGAACTACTCTGAATACCGTCTAGCTAATAAGACACTAATAAGAGTCCAAATCTGCCGATTACAacatttttccactgtgttgCTCAAGTACACGTACTGCCATAGCTTGAAATGTGTGTTATGTTACAATTAAAGCCTCtaaaataataagataataatagATTTCCCCCCAGTTTCAAATGTCGTTCAGAAACTTACGCTTAAggatgtttctctgctccagctCCTCTGTGGTGGGTCTTTGGCTCAGGCGTCTGAAAAGAGAAATCTGTGTTCTCATACATTTCTACAATGATTCAAACGTTCACAGCTCTTCAGAAACACAGCGTGGATCTTCACAGTTACACTTGTGAGAAAAGCTATTTacaccttcttctttttttcatgttaacCCAAAGGTTTATCTTTTTATCAGCCTCTCTGGTCAAATAAAAACGAAGCTTTTTACTGTGCATCATTTGTACTCGTACACCgcccacagcaacaacaaaaaaaacaatcaacattCTCCCTTATGACCTCCGATTCCTGCCAAATCTATGATGAATATTCACACCTAGCTACATAATCCCAgcatgctctgtgtgtgtgtgtgtgtgtacctgacgAGTTTGGAGCCTATCTGCTGGCGTAGCTCGTGTCTCTCCGTCTCCGAGCTCCTTGGCAGaatgtttttctcctccagctctctctTGCTGGGTCGGTTCCTGAGCTTGATGTTAAGAGTGTCTCTCCGCCGGATCTTGATGGCCAGAGAACCTGGAATAAAAGACGTAGCAGCGAGACTTTGTTACGGGCCTTGAAACAAACTGCACAGTGATCGGTTGAAGATCCTAATCAAACATTGACAAAGTCTACAATgataaatgtggatattttggTATGTTTGACTGTGTGGTGCACGAAACGGCGTACTATTCGTGTACTCGTCgtcttcctcgtcttcttcctcctcatcccGGTACAGGATTGGGccgtcagagtcagagtcactAGTCTGGCTGTCTCTTGGCCTATCAGGGATCACCGTCACTAAGACCTGATCTGTTTTCACACTCAGACCCTGTGTCTTTTCAGACTGGCCCTCTGCTGACCTGCAGCcaaaacattttagaaatgtagaaaatgatCAACTAAATGTTAATACTTTAAGTTTATTGTAAATCGACTCATTAATTAAAACTGTAGTACATAacctttaaatgtgaacaaatgtctgttactaCTGTcaaaacaatgctgtgtttctcaagtatagtggtgtttagatctccGTGTCGCCACGGTAACATTTCTGTGCTTCACCTTGGAAGTGATAaacaaaggcaacagcaacactgagctATGGaaaacaggttggagtttgactAAACGTCAGACGAGAATTCTACattcattctaaaaaaaaaaaagaaaatgttgtcattgagcagtttgacaggaGAAATGCGTCTTATCCCCGCCTGCCCCTGCACGGCCGGTGTATtaatgctccctcagtctggtGTGACGGCTGCTTGACagaggacacagcatacaaatactgttaaggtgcttttccactacacagtcccgGCACAACTCGACTCTGCTCTGgtatcgttttccattactgagTCATCATAAcacagctgcatgaaagtgccgtgactttgttttacacgcgacgcacacaaacaagtagagcagttgttttcggtgtactgaatcattagacccAGCTAAAGCGGCACTTTCGGCAgcgctgttgctaaatacagcTGTTCAGTGTTGAGATTTAAGACACtgccttgctaaatgttggagatttacACAacttttcaggattttaaagtttttttaactgatctacagttcagcattgtttaGTTTGGTTCTCGTGTTGAACGTCGTGCTCGCGACTCTTccggtgacgacactctctgaccaatcagtggacggcTGTCTCACCACGCCACGTATAGTATCGGCTCAgttcacttggaacctcgcaagagcaggcactaaaaaaaGTAGTAGGTACCAGGTACTCTCGTTAATAGAAAAGCAAAAGGTATGCCATCGAAGCTGTGCCGGGCTGTATGGAGGAAAAGCAccattacattgtttctgttagttatcagcaacaaaaaaaacaccaaaagttATGCAGCTTTAGAAACCCATTAAGACAGCTGTGTAGAGCATTCCGTATGTAAGATTGACATGCAGTGATCGTGAACAAGTGTCCTGACAATGTTGTTACCTGGGACTGTTCTTCACAGCAGCCTCTATTTCTccattcttcttttcctcctctcctccctcttcattTCTTTCGTTCTCATCCTGTGAGCTGTTatccgtctctccctctgtgaagGAAGTGTCTTCTGTCACAGTGTTAACATGGGCAGAATGGACTGCTGTGGCATCAGGAGTCAGTCCTTTGTGGGTCTCCTTACCCACAGCAGAGGCATCCAGAGCAGACTGAGCAGACTGAGCAGACAGAGCAGTCTCTTTGCCTGAGGCTTTAGATAAGGCCGCCTTGGTGTCTGAGGAAATGGGCGATGGCTTTAACGTCCCAGACTGGTTAGGAGTCTCTACGGTGGTGGCCTTGTGAGGTAAAGAGGAAGAGTTGGGCGTGCATGATTTGCGGTTGGTCCGTGCATTTGTCCTGTCAGTCTGTGCTGGACCACCTGCATCCTTCGATGTACGAGAGCGGGGGTTGGAGGTGGAGGCAGGGGTCGTTTTCGCTGTGCCTCCTGTCTTTTTTGGATGGGAGGATTTGGCTGAGGAGAAACAAGGAGGAGCAAGACAATGTAAGAGATCTTTTTTCTCAGtgcttcagtttttttcttcctatGACCTGAGGACATGCAGAGCTACACACGGGACACAACACCCTCCAACTGTGTGAGTGCGGTTGTCTCTATATGAACACAAGTCCAAATGAAATCCCACCGAGGCATCTCTTACGGTTTAAATTGAAAGGATGCTGCTCTTTGTCTCGGATGGATAAGGAGTAAACAAGAGTAAACAACTGTAAAATTCACTGTGaagtcagatttatttattttttttcagatatAAATGATCATGTCATTATATTCAAAGATACACAGTAAACAGGGATTACCAAATCCCCAAAGAGACTTATTGAAAATCAAAAAATACTACAACAAAAATCAAACCGCAAAATCATATATCATAATATGTAcgaaacaaatataaatatacatactcCTTGAGTTTTAATTAAATACTGTGAGGACCAAAATATTTGAAGATACCTGGTACACAGAGTGATgtctaatcatttctttttttaaccaaccAAAAGTCCAACACACAAATTACTCGTGCtttaaactgattaatcatttattagctccattcttatttttaatacattaaatatatgGATTATATACATTCCACAATTGATCTGTCTTGAATCAGTGAGACGCTGCAAAATTAGAACATGCTGTCAACTATAATATAACAGAATATCCAAATAGTAACTAAAGTAACGCTGAAAATTGTACttcttaaacattaaataaaatctatgtaCATACCACTTTTGTTCCAATAACATAAGCCTTCAGAAAAGACCAGACAAATACTGCATGCACTGTTATGGGCTGTGGTTCACATTCATCCGTCTGTATGTTATCAAGTGcatcaacacacagacacacacacacacacacgtgcacatgttACACACTTGTACTGTAGAACCATTTGCAGAGCAGAGTGAATACATGTTCACTTCTGCTTTGTGAGAAAACAGACAGACTTGACCGGAAACCATTTCTAATGTGGAAAGGACATTATCCAGAGGGAGAGACATGGAGGGGATGCGGGGGGGGAGATTATTTTGCAGGAACTTGAAGGAAGCGCTTCAAATACATGACGGAGTGTACATGAAACCCTGGTTGACAGGCAGCTTTATAATGAGCCTCCTtttccattcaaacagtgaTGCGAGCACATTCTCCATGCAGGCAGGCAACAGGCAAACTGGCTTCAGGCCCCAACTAACTTACCAATGACACGACTAGTGTTGTTAGAGCCCCGTGGGTTAGCTTTAGCCTGAGTGGATGAGCCTGTCTTGACTGTTGTCTTAGTTGTCTTTTTAGTCCCTGTGGCAACTTCTTTGTGCCTGTTTGTGGCCGCGGTGCCACCTGCAGATTTGGAGGAGGCAGGCAGAGTGGCACTTTGCAATTTTTTAGCTTGAATATCTTGAGGCCGTGCCTGGTGTGCCCGAGCGACGGGTTTGGTGTCACACCTCGCTGAGCGGAGCGGAGCAGAGGAAGCAGGAAGAAAACGTTTGGTGTTCAGGTTAAAATGGAGATTTGAGAGGCAGACGAGAAGACGCACATCTACGCAAAATGGACATGCAAGACAAGCGCACGGACACAGTAAGGAGATGATTGCAGATAAAGGGTGCATTGAAAAGAGCTAATGATGATGACCCAAAGATGTGTGATCTGTATTCTCATTTACATAAGATGCACAGATAGAATGAGCCCATGAACCTCCAGCACAATCTGTGTGTTCTGCTGCCGTGTTCACAGTGTTCGTTCGTTGCGCCATGTTCCGTTTATTGATAAATGGACAAACAAATGGCTCTGTTCAATGCTAACAGGGTTGAGATGAAAACATCTCAACACTTAAGCAGCATCAGATAGAGGAGCAGTGGTCTGTCTCtagagggtgagggagggggCATAAGGAGATGGAGATGCTGCTCTGTTCAGGCTGAGAATACCTGCTGCAGGCTGATGCAGTAATGGGAATATCTATTTGAACACATTAGGGCTGGTCAGAGATCCCACAGGGGATTCAATGTCAGGCTGCCGATACAAATGCATTCCacaactgagagagagagaaaaaaaaacaaaaaacttcaaagaaactaaaaactacccccccaaaaaaagcagcaacattAACGTCATGCATCTAAAAATAAAGTGGCCAACGTGGAAGGCTGACTGTTCTGTGTCCCTGGAGTCAGGGTCAAAGACGTTACCTGGTTTGTCCTCGGTACGGACGGGACCAGTAGCCTGTTCCTGCAGCACTGTTTCTGGAGACTCTATGTCAACTTTGACCTCCTCTGATGTCACACTGGATGTGGCATGGCCGTTGAGATTTTGACTGTTGATAGATTCATCTGGTGGAGAGATGAAACAGTAAACATCCTCTACCTTTTCAGCAATGCATGAGAGCACATGAGAGGGGAAcggaaacagaaacaaaaccgCTCATGCTGgggaaaataaatc is part of the Solea senegalensis isolate Sse05_10M linkage group LG15, IFAPA_SoseM_1, whole genome shotgun sequence genome and harbors:
- the phactr2 gene encoding phosphatase and actin regulator 2 isoform X1, with amino-acid sequence MGEEGDTYPPEMRHFSQPWPLPRLRSHSDTSGFRSRVLLRLRGARSVDGLEKSSSLASCDVVVDSATNTQNPPASRQQRGKLSSLGKLFKPWKWRKKKTSDKFQDLSKVLERKISTRQTREELIKKGVLIPDQDESINSQNLNGHATSSVTSEEVKVDIESPETVLQEQATGPVRTEDKPAKSSHPKKTGGTAKTTPASTSNPRSRTSKDAGGPAQTDRTNARTNRKSCTPNSSSLPHKATTVETPNQSGTLKPSPISSDTKAALSKASGKETALSAQSAQSALDASAVGKETHKGLTPDATAVHSAHVNTVTEDTSFTEGETDNSSQDENERNEEGGEEEKKNGEIEAAVKNSPRSAEGQSEKTQGLSVKTDQVLVTVIPDRPRDSQTSDSDSDGPILYRDEEEEDEEDDEYTNSSLAIKIRRRDTLNIKLRNRPSKRELEEKNILPRSSETERHELRQQIGSKLVRRLSQRPTTEELEQRNILKQKNEAEEQEAKQEIKRRLSRKLSVRPTVAELIARRILRFNEYVEVTDAKDYDRRADKPWTRLTPADKAAIRKELNEFKSREMEVHEDSKQFTRFHRP
- the phactr2 gene encoding phosphatase and actin regulator 2 isoform X2; translation: MGQTAVSAVSQTASVDGLEKSSSLASCDVVVDSATNTQNPPASRQQRGKLSSLGKLFKPWKWRKKKTSDKFQDLSKVLERKISTRQTREELIKKGVLIPDQDESINSQNLNGHATSSVTSEEVKVDIESPETVLQEQATGPVRTEDKPAKSSHPKKTGGTAKTTPASTSNPRSRTSKDAGGPAQTDRTNARTNRKSCTPNSSSLPHKATTVETPNQSGTLKPSPISSDTKAALSKASGKETALSAQSAQSALDASAVGKETHKGLTPDATAVHSAHVNTVTEDTSFTEGETDNSSQDENERNEEGGEEEKKNGEIEAAVKNSPRSAEGQSEKTQGLSVKTDQVLVTVIPDRPRDSQTSDSDSDGPILYRDEEEEDEEDDEYTNSSLAIKIRRRDTLNIKLRNRPSKRELEEKNILPRSSETERHELRQQIGSKLVRRLSQRPTTEELEQRNILKQKNEAEEQEAKQEIKRRLSRKLSVRPTVAELIARRILRFNEYVEVTDAKDYDRRADKPWTRLTPADKAAIRKELNEFKSREMEVHEDSKQFTRFHRP
- the phactr2 gene encoding phosphatase and actin regulator 2 isoform X3, producing the protein MEHDVDGLEKSSSLASCDVVVDSATNTQNPPASRQQRGKLSSLGKLFKPWKWRKKKTSDKFQDLSKVLERKISTRQTREELIKKGVLIPDQDESINSQNLNGHATSSVTSEEVKVDIESPETVLQEQATGPVRTEDKPAKSSHPKKTGGTAKTTPASTSNPRSRTSKDAGGPAQTDRTNARTNRKSCTPNSSSLPHKATTVETPNQSGTLKPSPISSDTKAALSKASGKETALSAQSAQSALDASAVGKETHKGLTPDATAVHSAHVNTVTEDTSFTEGETDNSSQDENERNEEGGEEEKKNGEIEAAVKNSPRSAEGQSEKTQGLSVKTDQVLVTVIPDRPRDSQTSDSDSDGPILYRDEEEEDEEDDEYTNSSLAIKIRRRDTLNIKLRNRPSKRELEEKNILPRSSETERHELRQQIGSKLVRRLSQRPTTEELEQRNILKQKNEAEEQEAKQEIKRRLSRKLSVRPTVAELIARRILRFNEYVEVTDAKDYDRRADKPWTRLTPADKAAIRKELNEFKSREMEVHEDSKQFTRFHRP